A region of Pyxidicoccus parkwaysis DNA encodes the following proteins:
- a CDS encoding serine/threonine-protein kinase has translation MNFLCPACRTPLPGARAALVVSCSACGVQVDLARVETAPGTARLSPEVDLTGETLGGFRLLGRLGAGGMGTVYAAEGYAGPCAVKVLSTLVAADPAVRARFRREAEALRQVQHPAVVRVLSDGEERGFCWYAMERVDGPDLRAKLTKDGPLPWPEVEGLARRMLDALGAAHEKGFIHRDVKPGNILLAADGAKLCDFGIARLDGATTLTESAALIGSLRYMAPEQQRLGRAVAQSDLFALGLVLYEALAGGFPGEKPLPPGVPSRLRRLLSRLLAERIDERPDSAESARRMLERRVPVGALAVGTSAVFALAAFLLLGPASSARQEAPPPDAKQVAVKKDAPASATAPEQERQAPNEVATSKDAPDSSTASRQESQALPDSAPPTQTLDFPTATAKQASPVSNTKLPSLSPSTKRIPRVTPRGKAASTKPGIGTSVEEPSVPLRKSTRLEEEKLKE, from the coding sequence ATGAACTTCCTCTGCCCCGCCTGCCGCACTCCATTGCCGGGCGCCCGTGCGGCGCTGGTGGTGTCCTGCTCCGCGTGCGGCGTGCAGGTGGACCTCGCCCGCGTGGAGACCGCGCCCGGCACCGCGCGCCTGTCACCCGAGGTGGACCTCACGGGTGAAACACTCGGCGGCTTCCGGTTGCTGGGCCGGCTGGGCGCGGGCGGCATGGGCACGGTGTACGCGGCCGAAGGCTACGCGGGTCCATGCGCGGTGAAGGTGCTGTCCACGCTGGTGGCCGCGGACCCCGCCGTGCGCGCGCGCTTCCGCCGTGAGGCCGAGGCATTGCGACAGGTGCAGCACCCCGCCGTGGTGCGCGTGCTGTCCGACGGCGAGGAGCGGGGCTTCTGCTGGTACGCCATGGAGCGCGTGGACGGCCCGGACCTGCGCGCGAAGCTCACGAAGGACGGCCCCCTCCCCTGGCCCGAAGTCGAGGGGCTCGCGCGCAGGATGCTCGATGCACTGGGCGCCGCGCACGAGAAGGGCTTCATCCATCGGGACGTGAAGCCGGGCAACATCCTGCTCGCGGCGGATGGCGCGAAGCTGTGTGACTTCGGCATCGCGAGGCTGGATGGGGCGACGACGCTGACGGAGTCCGCCGCGCTCATCGGCTCGCTGCGCTACATGGCGCCCGAGCAGCAGCGTCTCGGACGCGCGGTGGCGCAGTCGGACCTCTTCGCGCTGGGGCTCGTGCTGTACGAAGCGCTCGCGGGAGGCTTCCCCGGAGAGAAGCCACTGCCTCCGGGAGTACCGTCACGCCTGCGCCGGTTGCTGTCGCGGCTGCTCGCGGAGCGCATCGACGAGCGGCCCGACAGCGCGGAGTCCGCACGGAGGATGTTGGAGCGGCGGGTCCCCGTGGGTGCGCTGGCCGTGGGCACCTCGGCGGTGTTTGCCCTCGCGGCGTTCCTCCTGCTGGGCCCGGCCTCCTCCGCGCGACAGGAAGCGCCTCCGCCCGACGCGAAGCAAGTCGCCGTGAAGAAGGACGCGCCAGCATCGGCGACGGCGCCCGAGCAGGAGCGCCAGGCCCCGAACGAGGTCGCTACGTCGAAGGACGCTCCCGACTCATCGACAGCGTCCCGGCAGGAGAGCCAGGCCCTGCCCGACAGCGCGCCTCCAACGCAGACGCTGGACTTCCCAACCGCAACCGCGAAGCAGGCGTCACCGGTGTCGAACACGAAGCTGCCTTCCCTCTCGCCCTCGACGAAGCGCATTCCCAGGGTGACCCCGCGCGGCAAGGCCGCTTCCACGAAGCCGGGCATCGGCACCTCGGTGGAGGAGCCCTCCGTGCCGCTTCGCAAGAGCACGCGGCTCGAGGAAGAGAAGCTGAAGGAGTAG
- a CDS encoding sigma 54-interacting transcriptional regulator, translated as MFGPCRGVARELDAPLVVGRASEGGLQLLDEKVSREHCVFSPDGDGHSLKDLGSRNGTWLNGQRIPAQQAMALRPGDHVSVGESVLVYEPSFEALRARDGESTLVLTRTRAERARSSSAPGPDALARAGELALRAATTPSPDAAVGLVFEALESALQPSALVMLRLGPHGPRPRHTRPHGAHLTVSRELVDSALRAGRALVMPEPQARAEHDAHTTRVRRSDAHVLCAPLYSAGQPAGALCILREQAFQDEELSLAGALALAVGPSLCPPEPPSTSGHPSPVAESASMREAMRVAAAAAAVQSTVLITGESGTGKEEVARSLHALGPRTKGPFIAVNCGAIPAELAESELFGHEKGAFTGAQSLREGVFEQADGGTLFLDEVGDLPAPLQVKLLRVLQDRIVHRVGGRSGVPVDVRVVAATHRDLKEAVRTGSFREDLYWRLNVVRIHLAPLRERPEDVLPLAERFLAKLGPQLGRRAAGFTREASNALRVCPWPGNVRQLANAIERALVLKGPGDHVGVDDLPPEVASPERHGSTEGLSGSERLGGSERTDGPKHLGGPERPGGIERPGSQASASGTPSPAGGVQATLAEVLKAVEREHIVLALKRARGVKSAAAEALGISRPTLDRKLEEYGIDLYA; from the coding sequence ATGTTCGGTCCATGCAGGGGGGTGGCGCGCGAGCTGGACGCGCCGCTGGTGGTGGGCCGTGCCTCGGAGGGCGGACTTCAGCTCCTCGACGAGAAGGTCAGCCGCGAGCACTGCGTCTTCTCGCCGGACGGCGATGGGCACTCGCTGAAGGATCTGGGTTCGCGCAATGGCACCTGGCTCAACGGGCAGCGAATCCCCGCGCAGCAGGCCATGGCCCTGCGCCCCGGGGACCATGTCTCCGTGGGAGAGAGCGTGCTCGTCTACGAGCCGTCCTTCGAGGCCCTTCGCGCCCGTGACGGTGAGTCCACGCTGGTGCTCACGAGGACTCGCGCGGAGCGGGCCCGGAGCAGCAGTGCGCCTGGCCCCGATGCGCTTGCTCGGGCTGGGGAGCTGGCCCTGCGCGCGGCCACCACGCCGTCTCCGGATGCGGCGGTGGGGCTCGTCTTCGAGGCGTTGGAGTCCGCGCTCCAGCCTTCCGCGCTCGTCATGCTGCGCTTGGGTCCCCATGGGCCACGGCCCCGGCACACGCGTCCCCATGGCGCGCACCTCACGGTGAGCCGCGAGTTGGTGGACTCCGCGCTGCGGGCGGGCCGCGCCCTGGTCATGCCCGAGCCGCAGGCCCGTGCCGAGCACGACGCGCACACCACCCGCGTGCGCCGCTCGGACGCGCATGTGCTCTGCGCCCCGCTCTACTCCGCGGGCCAGCCGGCCGGCGCGCTGTGCATCCTCCGGGAGCAGGCGTTCCAGGACGAGGAGCTGTCCCTTGCCGGAGCCCTCGCGCTGGCGGTGGGCCCGTCGCTCTGTCCTCCCGAGCCTCCGTCCACGTCCGGCCACCCATCGCCCGTCGCAGAGAGCGCCAGCATGCGCGAGGCGATGCGCGTGGCCGCTGCCGCGGCGGCGGTGCAGTCCACCGTCCTCATCACCGGCGAGAGCGGCACGGGCAAGGAGGAGGTGGCGCGCTCCCTCCATGCGCTGGGCCCTCGGACGAAGGGCCCATTCATCGCGGTGAACTGCGGCGCCATCCCCGCCGAGCTGGCGGAGAGCGAGCTGTTCGGACATGAGAAGGGCGCCTTCACAGGCGCGCAGTCCCTGCGCGAGGGCGTCTTCGAGCAGGCCGACGGAGGCACCCTCTTCCTCGATGAAGTCGGAGACCTGCCCGCGCCGCTCCAGGTGAAGCTGCTGCGCGTGTTGCAGGACCGCATCGTCCACCGCGTGGGCGGAAGGAGCGGTGTGCCGGTGGACGTGCGGGTGGTGGCGGCCACGCACCGTGACTTGAAGGAGGCGGTGCGCACGGGGAGCTTCCGCGAGGACCTGTACTGGCGCCTCAACGTGGTGCGCATCCACCTGGCGCCGCTGCGCGAGCGTCCCGAGGATGTGCTGCCGCTGGCGGAGCGTTTCCTCGCGAAGCTCGGTCCGCAGCTCGGCCGGCGCGCGGCGGGGTTCACTCGCGAGGCCAGCAACGCCCTGCGTGTCTGTCCCTGGCCGGGCAACGTGCGGCAGCTCGCGAATGCGATTGAGCGGGCGCTCGTGCTCAAGGGGCCGGGAGACCACGTGGGCGTCGATGATTTGCCTCCGGAGGTCGCGTCTCCGGAGCGGCACGGCAGCACCGAAGGTCTCAGCGGCTCCGAACGCCTTGGTGGCTCCGAACGCACCGATGGCCCCAAACACCTCGGCGGTCCCGAGCGTCCGGGCGGCATCGAGCGGCCCGGCAGCCAGGCGTCCGCCAGTGGAACCCCTTCCCCTGCCGGTGGTGTCCAAGCCACTCTGGCGGAGGTCCTGAAGGCCGTGGAGCGGGAGCACATCGTCCTCGCGCTCAAGCGGGCGCGTGGGGTGAAGAGCGCGGCGGCGGAGGCGCTCGGCATCTCCCGGCCTACGCTGGACCGGAAGCTCGAAGAGTACGGAATCGACCTCTACGCATGA
- a CDS encoding ARPP-1 family domain-containing protein: MKFRIPVVPALVALLTSPLALAQEKSSGPELSMGDYEAGQPVLAYNLAVVPLHTRKAPPYDDYTVLEEAQAAKKVAIRELDSGGTVGALRVHNQDTRPLYLVGGELLLGGKQDRMVGSDVVVDAGERQRVPVFCVEQGRWNGQSLAFQPGLAVAHPDLRRAALFSEQGAVWGEVARKSQVSGVSSPTGTYRRVFQDAALRQRIGQYLDEIQTQLPRDERMAGLAVAINGELEVVDVFDSPKLYSKLERKLLASYVLAALEKQPGHASDEEAGRAKARALKKENIEQFVGGTGPNTKDGGEKKIFRSKGKPVHGTFFGTKK; encoded by the coding sequence ATGAAGTTCCGCATCCCCGTCGTCCCGGCCCTCGTCGCCCTGCTCACCTCACCGCTGGCCCTGGCGCAGGAGAAGTCCTCCGGCCCGGAGCTGAGCATGGGCGACTACGAGGCCGGCCAGCCGGTGCTCGCGTACAACCTCGCGGTGGTGCCGCTGCACACGCGCAAGGCACCGCCCTACGACGACTACACGGTGCTGGAGGAGGCACAGGCGGCCAAGAAGGTCGCCATCCGCGAGCTGGACAGCGGCGGCACCGTAGGGGCGCTGCGGGTGCACAACCAGGACACGCGGCCGCTGTACCTCGTGGGCGGTGAGCTGCTGCTGGGCGGCAAGCAGGACCGCATGGTGGGCAGCGACGTGGTGGTGGACGCGGGCGAGCGCCAGCGCGTGCCGGTGTTCTGCGTGGAGCAGGGGCGCTGGAACGGACAGAGCCTGGCCTTCCAGCCGGGGCTCGCGGTGGCGCACCCGGACCTGCGCCGCGCGGCGCTCTTCTCCGAGCAGGGCGCCGTCTGGGGCGAGGTGGCTCGCAAGTCCCAGGTGTCGGGCGTGTCCAGCCCGACGGGCACCTACCGGCGCGTGTTCCAGGACGCGGCGCTGCGCCAGCGCATCGGCCAGTACCTGGACGAAATCCAGACGCAGCTCCCGCGCGACGAGCGGATGGCGGGACTGGCGGTGGCCATCAACGGCGAGCTGGAGGTGGTGGACGTGTTCGACAGCCCGAAGCTCTACTCGAAGCTGGAGCGCAAGCTGCTGGCCTCGTACGTGCTGGCCGCCCTGGAGAAACAGCCGGGCCACGCGAGCGACGAGGAGGCGGGCCGCGCGAAGGCCCGGGCCCTGAAGAAGGAGAACATCGAGCAGTTTGTCGGCGGCACCGGCCCGAACACCAAGGACGGCGGGGAGAAGAAGATCTTCCGCTCCAAGGGCAAGCCGGTGCACGGGACGTTCTTCGGGACGAAGAAGTAG
- a CDS encoding phosphodiester glycosidase family protein → MNALSRLAALLVCLSLPALADPWETLAPGLELAEFDAHLKSTVSDSRVTVVRVDVARRPVRLLSARVEGHAQEPTAERWAALHKLIAVTNAGMFHPGGEPVGLARTEGRELNASRRKDYRTFLVLHPREKGLPPVQLLDAGCDDVESLLPRYGTVLQSLRMMDCTGRNTWKAQPREWSTAALGIDGQGRLLMIHARSPYRTHDFIEVVRRLPLGLKRMMYLEGGPEASLHIAAPGRTVRRVGSYETGFNENDDNTRYWALPNVLGVVAPTEP, encoded by the coding sequence ATGAATGCCCTCAGCCGCCTCGCTGCCCTGCTCGTCTGCCTGTCCCTGCCCGCCCTCGCCGACCCGTGGGAGACGCTCGCACCCGGGTTGGAGCTGGCGGAGTTCGATGCGCACCTGAAGTCCACCGTGAGCGACTCGCGCGTCACCGTGGTGCGCGTGGACGTGGCGCGCCGGCCGGTGCGGCTGTTGAGCGCGCGGGTTGAAGGCCACGCGCAGGAGCCGACGGCGGAGCGGTGGGCGGCGCTGCACAAGCTCATCGCCGTCACCAACGCGGGCATGTTCCATCCGGGCGGCGAGCCCGTGGGCCTGGCGCGGACGGAGGGACGCGAGCTCAATGCCTCGCGCCGAAAGGACTACCGCACGTTCCTGGTGCTGCACCCTCGGGAGAAGGGCCTGCCTCCGGTGCAGCTCCTCGACGCGGGGTGTGACGACGTGGAGTCGCTGCTGCCTCGCTACGGCACGGTGCTCCAGTCGCTGCGCATGATGGACTGCACGGGACGCAACACGTGGAAGGCCCAGCCGCGCGAGTGGAGCACCGCCGCGCTCGGCATCGATGGACAGGGCCGGCTGCTGATGATTCATGCGCGCTCGCCGTACCGCACGCATGACTTCATCGAGGTGGTGCGCCGGCTGCCGCTGGGCCTGAAGCGGATGATGTACCTGGAGGGCGGACCCGAGGCCTCGCTGCACATCGCCGCGCCGGGGCGCACCGTGCGCAGGGTGGGCAGCTACGAGACGGGCTTCAACGAGAACGACGACAACACCCGCTACTGGGCCCTGCCCAACGTGCTCGGCGTGGTGGCACCCACGGAGCCGTAG
- a CDS encoding ABC transporter permease, with protein sequence MRDFVQELRLALRMLAKHPGFTAVALFTLALGIAANTAIFSVADAVLFSPLPYAQPDRLMMVWGLSPNQSRQTVSPANFLDWRAQSESFEGLAAFSNVPFNLAGDGDPEVVRGASVSTNFFQVLGIPAALGTTFHPAAAGAGTPNTVVLGHRLWKRRFGGDPHILGRMLRLNDTSYEVVGVMPEHFEWPTIVPTHASAAEPPQLFVPAVHRDIPQLGPDLTQDTSAWRQGNYLRVVGRLKPGVTLEGAAREMGTIAARLEQEYPESNTKSGIGLVPLREQLVGNVRTALWVLLAAVGLVLVIACANVANLFLARASARRQELTVRLALGARRGQLVRQLLTESVLLALAAGALGLLLALWGMDALLALVPPELPRLGAVGLDGRVLAFTLLTSLATGVLFGLVPALQASRPDLNGVLRQGGGGRFSGAGQRSRSALVVGEVALAVVLLISAGLLLRSLWSMQSVDLGFRSEGVLTWRVSLPAAEYPDEARQAALFMRLQEKVEALPGVKSVGAVSDLPFTGNNIWRVMDIEGQPRPALGEERSVGFQVVTPGYFRTLSIPLKRGRDITSADRADTQPVVLINESTARQYWSGQEPLGQRIRLGSDADAPWRTVVGVVGDVRQGGALEETRPEVYVPSLQGTFHFIQFTARTEGAPARLVSGVREAVAALDSNLPISQVRTMDEVEASAMARPRFLSTLVALFAALALLLAGVGLSGVIAYMARQRTQEIGIRMALGARPGDVLRLVVGSGMRLALAGVGLGLMVAWAATRGMASQLYGVSATDPLTFGSLSLVVAAVALVATWVPALRATRVDPLVALRSE encoded by the coding sequence ATGCGGGATTTCGTCCAGGAGCTTCGCCTCGCGCTGAGGATGCTCGCCAAGCATCCCGGCTTCACCGCCGTGGCGCTCTTCACCCTGGCGCTGGGCATCGCCGCCAACACGGCCATCTTCAGCGTCGCGGACGCGGTGCTCTTCTCGCCGCTGCCCTATGCGCAGCCGGACCGGCTGATGATGGTGTGGGGCCTGAGCCCGAACCAGTCCCGGCAGACGGTGTCGCCCGCGAACTTCCTCGACTGGCGCGCGCAGAGCGAGTCCTTCGAGGGACTGGCGGCCTTCTCGAATGTGCCCTTCAACCTCGCGGGCGACGGCGACCCCGAGGTCGTCCGTGGCGCCAGCGTGTCCACCAACTTCTTCCAGGTGCTCGGCATCCCGGCGGCGCTGGGGACCACCTTCCACCCGGCGGCAGCGGGCGCGGGCACCCCGAACACGGTGGTGCTCGGCCACCGCCTGTGGAAGCGCCGCTTCGGCGGAGACCCGCACATCCTCGGCCGCATGCTGCGCCTCAACGACACGAGCTACGAAGTCGTGGGGGTCATGCCGGAGCACTTCGAGTGGCCGACCATCGTCCCCACGCACGCCTCGGCCGCCGAGCCTCCGCAGCTCTTCGTGCCCGCCGTCCACCGGGACATCCCCCAGCTCGGGCCGGACCTCACGCAGGACACGAGCGCGTGGCGGCAGGGCAACTATCTGCGGGTGGTGGGGCGGCTGAAGCCGGGGGTGACGCTGGAGGGCGCGGCGCGGGAGATGGGCACCATCGCCGCCCGGCTCGAGCAGGAGTACCCGGAGTCGAACACGAAGTCGGGCATCGGCCTGGTGCCGCTGCGTGAGCAGCTCGTGGGCAACGTGCGCACGGCGCTGTGGGTGCTGTTGGCGGCGGTGGGGCTGGTGCTGGTGATTGCGTGCGCGAACGTCGCCAATCTCTTCCTGGCGCGGGCGTCCGCCCGGAGGCAGGAGCTGACGGTGCGGCTGGCGCTGGGAGCACGCCGGGGCCAGCTCGTGCGGCAGCTCCTCACGGAGAGCGTGCTGCTCGCGCTGGCGGCGGGAGCGCTCGGCCTGCTGCTGGCGCTGTGGGGCATGGATGCGCTGCTCGCGCTCGTGCCGCCGGAGCTGCCCCGGCTCGGAGCGGTGGGACTGGATGGACGGGTGCTGGCCTTCACGCTGCTCACGTCGCTGGCCACGGGTGTCCTGTTCGGGCTCGTCCCCGCGCTCCAGGCCTCACGGCCGGACCTCAACGGCGTGCTCCGGCAGGGTGGGGGCGGGCGGTTCTCCGGCGCGGGCCAGCGCTCGCGGAGCGCGCTGGTGGTGGGCGAGGTGGCGCTGGCGGTGGTGCTGCTCATCAGCGCCGGCCTGTTGTTGCGCAGCCTCTGGAGCATGCAGTCGGTGGACCTGGGCTTCCGCTCCGAGGGCGTGCTGACCTGGCGCGTGTCGCTGCCCGCCGCCGAGTACCCGGACGAGGCCCGGCAGGCGGCCCTCTTCATGCGGCTTCAGGAGAAGGTGGAGGCGCTGCCCGGCGTGAAGAGCGTGGGCGCGGTGTCGGACCTGCCCTTCACCGGCAACAACATCTGGCGCGTCATGGACATCGAGGGGCAGCCACGCCCCGCGCTCGGCGAGGAGCGCTCGGTGGGCTTTCAGGTCGTCACGCCCGGCTACTTCCGCACCCTGTCCATTCCGTTGAAGCGCGGGCGGGACATCACCTCCGCGGACCGCGCGGACACGCAGCCTGTCGTCCTCATCAACGAGTCCACCGCGCGCCAGTACTGGTCGGGCCAGGAGCCGCTGGGGCAGCGCATCCGCTTGGGGTCCGACGCGGACGCGCCGTGGCGCACCGTCGTCGGCGTGGTGGGTGACGTGCGGCAGGGCGGGGCGCTCGAGGAGACGCGGCCCGAGGTCTACGTCCCGTCGCTCCAGGGGACCTTCCACTTCATCCAGTTCACCGCCCGCACGGAGGGAGCGCCGGCGCGGCTGGTGTCCGGCGTGCGCGAGGCGGTGGCCGCCCTGGACTCGAACCTGCCCATCTCCCAGGTGCGGACGATGGACGAGGTCGAGGCCTCCGCGATGGCGCGCCCCCGCTTCCTGTCCACGCTGGTGGCGCTGTTCGCGGCGCTGGCGCTGCTCCTGGCCGGCGTGGGCCTGTCCGGCGTCATCGCGTACATGGCGCGGCAGCGGACGCAGGAGATTGGCATCCGCATGGCGCTGGGCGCGCGGCCCGGCGACGTGCTGCGGCTGGTGGTGGGCAGCGGCATGCGCCTGGCGCTGGCGGGTGTGGGGCTGGGCCTCATGGTGGCCTGGGCCGCCACGCGCGGCATGGCGAGCCAGCTCTACGGCGTGAGCGCCACGGACCCGCTCACCTTTGGCAGCCTGTCGTTGGTGGTGGCGGCGGTGGCGCTGGTGGCCACGTGGGTGCCCGCGCTGCGGGCCACGCGGGTGGACCCGTTGGTGGCACTGCGGAGCGAGTAG
- a CDS encoding phosphatase domain-containing protein — MKYPFVFTTAAVLLTFLALQLGGGWWFLLWPAMSFADVALAYAGVGPRMYGKQQDGRMHPVAVLVLLPWLLLTWSTWNLARKLSREPPHAEVVPGFFVGRRLLSGELPPGIATVLDLTSEFIEPRGVRTACRYVSLPVLDASTLPVDRVVPVLRELATLPGPLYIHCAQGHGRTGMMAAALLVARGQAEDARSALALIQRVRPGVRLSPVQERALEELATALRPVASS; from the coding sequence ATGAAGTACCCCTTCGTCTTCACCACCGCCGCCGTGCTGTTGACGTTCCTGGCCCTCCAGCTCGGAGGTGGGTGGTGGTTCCTGCTCTGGCCCGCGATGAGCTTCGCGGATGTTGCGCTCGCCTACGCGGGCGTGGGGCCTCGTATGTACGGGAAGCAGCAGGATGGACGGATGCATCCGGTGGCGGTGCTCGTGCTCCTGCCGTGGTTGCTCCTGACGTGGAGCACCTGGAACCTCGCGCGGAAGCTCTCTCGCGAGCCGCCCCACGCAGAGGTGGTGCCGGGCTTCTTCGTCGGGCGCCGCCTCCTGTCCGGCGAATTGCCACCCGGCATCGCCACCGTGCTGGACCTGACCTCCGAGTTCATCGAGCCGCGCGGAGTCCGCACGGCCTGCCGCTACGTGTCCCTGCCCGTGCTCGACGCCTCGACGCTGCCGGTGGACCGCGTGGTCCCGGTGCTCCGAGAGTTGGCCACGCTGCCCGGGCCTCTCTACATCCACTGCGCCCAGGGCCACGGACGCACGGGAATGATGGCCGCCGCGCTCCTCGTCGCCCGGGGTCAGGCCGAGGATGCGCGTTCGGCACTGGCCCTCATCCAACGCGTGCGTCCGGGCGTCCGCCTCTCACCCGTCCAGGAGCGCGCGCTCGAAGAACTGGCCACCGCGCTCCGGCCCGTCGCGAGCTCCTGA